Proteins encoded together in one Anaerotignum faecicola window:
- the fmt gene encoding methionyl-tRNA formyltransferase yields MKVLFMGTPDFAVKSLEALIENHEICAVVTQPDKPKGRGKKVFFSPVKEKALEHGLEVLQPQSAKDPEFIERLRRFNADIFVVVAYGQILTEEVLFMPKHGSINVHGSILPKYRGAGPIQWSIIDGCRKTGVTIMQMAKGIDNGDIISSEEIEILKNDTYGTLTEKMALVGAELLIKTMSDIEKGTAVKIKQDDALSTYAPMIEKETGHIDWSRSSGEIDCLIRGLSPQPGAYSYYNDEMFKIWKVEDLGKQYADGVCGEIMEIAKKGFIVKTGSGSVLVSVIQAKGGKAMGADAYMRGHKIETGIVLK; encoded by the coding sequence ATGAAAGTTTTGTTTATGGGAACACCCGATTTTGCAGTTAAATCCCTTGAAGCTTTAATTGAAAACCATGAAATATGCGCTGTTGTAACCCAGCCTGATAAGCCGAAAGGAAGGGGCAAAAAAGTGTTTTTTTCACCTGTGAAAGAGAAAGCCCTTGAACATGGCCTGGAAGTTTTACAGCCGCAAAGCGCAAAAGATCCGGAATTTATTGAAAGACTGAGAAGATTTAATGCAGACATATTTGTTGTCGTTGCATACGGACAGATTTTAACAGAGGAAGTTCTTTTTATGCCAAAGCACGGAAGCATAAACGTGCACGGTTCCATACTTCCGAAATACAGGGGAGCCGGGCCTATCCAATGGTCGATTATCGACGGATGCAGAAAAACCGGAGTTACTATAATGCAGATGGCAAAAGGAATTGACAACGGCGATATAATAAGCAGCGAAGAAATTGAAATTTTAAAGAACGACACATACGGCACGCTTACTGAAAAAATGGCATTGGTGGGGGCGGAGCTTCTTATAAAGACAATGTCGGATATTGAAAAAGGCACAGCTGTGAAGATAAAACAGGATGACGCTTTATCAACCTACGCCCCGATGATTGAAAAGGAAACGGGGCATATAGACTGGAGCCGAAGTTCAGGTGAAATAGACTGCCTTATTCGCGGGCTGTCGCCTCAGCCGGGGGCATATTCCTATTATAATGACGAAATGTTTAAGATCTGGAAAGTCGAGGATCTGGGCAAACAGTATGCAGACGGTGTTTGCGGTGAAATAATGGAAATTGCCAAAAAGGGATTTATTGTTAAAACAGGAAGCGGCTCCGTTTTGGTTTCCGTTATTCAGGCAAAAGGAGGCAAGGCAATGGGCGCCGACGCATATATGCGGGGGCATAAAATAGAAACAGGTATAGTTTTAAAATAA